A single Anopheles arabiensis isolate DONGOLA chromosome 2, AaraD3, whole genome shotgun sequence DNA region contains:
- the LOC120908811 gene encoding Golgi apparatus protein 1 isoform X2, giving the protein MHKTTSMGAYSAVTIVWAVLVATLAGQCRGAGVPLSSPVKLIDEPACAQLKTLCPKSASTAEDIKALECVQSLHPEQIDSLEPECQHMIWLHTTALMDDANLKRLIQKGCPKDFQQFPCSQSEEPGQYLACIIDHRSAAKGNGCINYIKRLEWVAFSDYRFIKRFLAHCTRDIEALGCGRVAAGNDREKMSQGETVACLQSSLDNLNEECKREVLHLSEVQSEDITLDRQLDVACVNDAFRFCQSLAPGSPQLLKCLMKHRNDPDMTKNCQQQLLRRDRLVVHDYKVSRGLTRACKEDIKTYRCRRGVSDDKDVRLAQILLCLEAVQKNSTKLMPECVAEINDHRKMLLNDYKLSPEILTGCENDIEKFCSNLDAGGKTIHCLMEHARLKKKKDRRVTDMCLRALETLVKITDVGEDWRVDPVLRKACKPVVDVACSDTDGGDARVMSCLMEKLGTNYMNVECESALLQIQYFVARDFKLDPQLYRNCKDDAIRFCKAKKTWADLDTAQMDPERGPLILPCLHRYAYPEKEEMRLKPECLQEVKRVMRQRAKSVDLIPEVEDECLDDLAYFCFDKTAKGEEMQCLQDNLEKLQEACKAAVSRYTEEEAAHVELNPIIMSVCGDAMEKHCANVLKTGRDEGDMMECLIGAKNLPDMREDVKCRAAIEHFQIISLKSFHFTYKFKEACRLHVSRFCSKCTTKYEVVACLSEVMRNDTIKEAKHSIPKECRQQVRAQLYQQRENIDFDPKLKAACKEDIARHCPQIPHGSGQVLECLQTHHGDLTEACHHQIFSIKKSELTDSATDYTLLNTCKDMIRQYCHDTEPSKMLHCLKLHKDETLFDDRCHLVVVNRMIEQNLDYRFNPALQTACSKNIAEYCTPIIRNAKQNEELNGKVIDCLKIRFREGKLLPECEKQMTEVLHERALNYKLNPLLQSVCHDEIQVLCSAVSETDTNEDHGAVEECLKQAFIDKKLINRACKVEVAELIQEGKADIYADPLLQRACSVDLLKYCSHIQSGNGRLLKCLEGILQGESKALEDDCKNKLLTRLEMFQNAAAFVPPAESLHQLYNQVVASPSKHYFLLVLFSFIGIIFIFGLLCGRVTHRTMALKNK; this is encoded by the exons ATGCATAAAACAACCAGCATGGGTGCGTACAGTGCGGTAACAATTGTTTGGGCGGTGCTCGTCGCTACCCTTGCTGGGCAGTGCCGCGGAGCGGGAGTGCCCTTGTCCAGTCCGGTGAAGCTGATCGACGAGCCAGCGTGCGCACAGCTGAAAACGCTCTGCCCGAAGAGTGCCTCGACGGCGGAAGACATTAAAGCGCTGGAGTGCGTCCAGTCGCTGCATCCGGAGCAGATCGACAGTCTCGAGCCGGAATGCCAACATATGATCTGGCTGCATACGACGGCCCTAATGGACGATGCGAACCTGAAGCGCTTGATACAGAAAGGGTGCCCGAAGGACTTTCAGCAGTTCCCGTGCTCCCAGAGCGAAGAGCCGGGCCAGTACTTGGCCTGCATCATTGACCATCGAAGCGCGGCGAAAGGCAACGGTTGCATCAACTACATAAAGCGCCTGGAATGGGTGGCCTTCTCCGACTACCGGTTCATTAAGCGGTTCCTTGCGCACTGTACGCGCGACATTGAAGCGCTGGGCTGTGGCCGGGTGGCCGCTGGCAACGATCGGGAAAAGATGTCCCAGGGTGAAACGGTTGCCTGCCTGCAAAGCTCGCTGGACAACCTGAACGAGGAGTGCAAACGGGAAGTGCTCCATCTGTCCGAAGTTCAGTCGGAAGACATTACGCTCGATCGGCAGCTGGATGTGGCGTGCGTGAACGATGCCTTCCGCTTCTGCCAGTCACTCGCACCGGGATCGCCCCAGCTGCTCAAGTGTCTCATGAAGCACCGGAACGATCCGGACATGACGAAAAactgccagcagcagctgctgcgccGCGATCGGCTCGTGGTGCACGACTACAAAGTGTCACGCGGACTTACGCGCGCGTGTAAGGAAGACATCAAGACGTACCGGTGCAGGCGGGGCGTGTCCGACGATAAGGATGTGCGACTGGCGCAGATCCTGCTCTGCCTCGAGGCGGTACAGAAAAACAGCACCAAGCTGATGCCGGAATGCGTGGCCGAAATCAACGACCACCGGAAGATGCTGCTGAACGACTACAAACTATCGCCCGAGATATTGACCGGGTGTGAGAATGACATTGAAAAGTTTTGCAGCAACCTGGACGCGGGAGGAAAAACCATCCACTGTCTGATGGAGCACGCCcggttgaagaagaaaaaggacaGGCGTGTCACGGACATGTGTCTGCGGGCGCTGGAAACGCTGGTGAAGATTACGGACGTGGGGGAGGATTGGCGCGTTGATCCCGTGCTGCGAAAGGCTTGCAAGCCGGTGGTGGACGTTGCCTGTTCCGACACGGATGGAGGCGATGCCAGGGTAATGTCCTGCTTGATGGAAAAACTGGGCACCAACTACATGAACGTGGAGTGCGAATCGGCACTGCTGCAGATACAGTACTTTGTGGCACGGGACTTTAAGCTAGATCCGCAGCTTTATCG CAATTGCAAGGACGACGCGATCCGGTTTTGTAAAGCGAAAAAGACCTGGGCCGATCTTGACACGGCGCAGATGGATCCGGAACGTGGTCCGCTCATACTGCCCTGTCTGCACCGGTACGCTTACCCGGAGAAGGAAGAGATGCGCTTGAAGCCGGAATGCCTGCAAGAGGTGAAGCGCGTCATGCGTCAGCGGGCAAAGTCCGTCGATCTCATACCGGAGGTGGAGGACGAGTGTTTGGACGATTTGGCCTACTTTTGCTTCGACAAAACGGCCAAAGGAGAGGAGATGCAGTGCCTGCAGGACAATCTCGAGAAGCTGCAGGAGGCTTGCAAAGCGGCCGTTTCCCGGTACACCGAAGAGGAAGCCGCTCACGTCGAGCTGAACCCCATCATCATGTCCGTGTGTGGCGATGCGATGGAGAAGCATTGTGCGAACGTGCTGAAAACCGGGCGCGACGAGGGCGACATGATGGAGTGTCTGATCGGGGCGAAGAATCTGCCGGACATGCGCGAAGACGTCAAGTGCCGGGCGGCGATCGAACACTTTCAAATCATCTCGCTCAAAAGCTTCCACTTTACGTACAAGTTCAAGGAGGCGTGCCGGCTGCACGTGTCCCGCTTTTGCAGCAAATGCACCACCAAGTACGAGGTGGTGGCCTGCCTGAGCGAGGTGATGCGCAACGATACGATCAAGGAGGCGAAACATTCCATCCCGAAGGAGTGCCGGCAGCAGGTGCGCGCCCAGCTGTACCAGCAGCGCGAGAACATCGACTTCGATCCGAAGCTGAAGGCCGCCTGCAAGGAGGACATTGCACGCCACTGTCCACAGATACCGCACGGTTCGGGACAG GTGCTGGAATGCTTGCAAACCCACCACGGCGATCTGACGGAAGCGTGCCATCATCAGATATTTTCGATCAAAAAGTCGGAACTCACGGACAGTGCCACGGACTACACGCTGCTCAACACCTGCAAGGACATGATTCGCCAGTACTGCCACGATACGGAACCCTCCAAGATGCTCCACTGTCTGAAGCTGCACAAGGACGAAACACTGTTCGACGATCGCTGCcatctggtggtggtgaatcGGATGATCGAGCAGAATCTAGACTACCGGTTTAATCCGGCGTTGCAGACGGCGTGCTCGAAGAACATTGCCGAATACTGCACGCCCATCATACGCAACGCCAAGCAGAACGAGGAGCTGAACGGGAAGGTGATCGATTGTCTGAAGATTCGGTTCCGCGAGGGTAAACTGCTGCCGGAGTGTGAAAAGCAGATGACGGAGGTACTGCACGAACGGGCGCTGAACTATAAGCTAAACCCGCTGCTGCAGAGCGTATGCCACGATGAGATACAGGTGCTGTGCAGTGCCGTTTCCGAGACGGACACGAACGAAGACCATGGAGCAGTTGAGGAGTGTCTGAAGCAGGCGTTCATCGACAAGAAGTTGATTAACCGGGCGTGCAAGGTGGAGGTCGCTGAGCTGATTCAGGAGGGCAAGGCGGACATCTATGCCGATCCGTTGCTGCAGCGAGCTTGCTCGGTAGACTTGCTGAAATACTGCTCCCACATACAAAGCGGCAATGGACGCT TACTTAAATGTTTGGAAGGAATTCTGCAAGGAGAGAGCAAAGCGCTGGAGGATGATTGCAAGAACAAGCTGTTAACCCGCTTGGAAATGTTCCAGAATGCAGCTGCG TTTGTTCCACCGGCGGAAAGCCTCCATCAGCTGTACAACCAGGTGGTTGCGTCGCCCTCCAAGCA
- the LOC120908814 gene encoding acetyl-CoA acetyltransferase, cytosolic codes for MTSAGEVFIVSAARTPIGNFMGTLASLSAADLGAVAVKEVLQRASVDPADVSEVILGQALTAGQGQNPARQASIKAGVPKEVPAYNINMLCGSGLKTVALGYQAIRAGDATVVVAGGQESMSKAPHVMHMRSGTKMGEAKMVDSMLNDGLTDAFYDLHMGITAENLAKEFDIGREAQDAFAAKSQQLAEESQQKGYFTEEIVPVEVAGRKETIKFAVDEYPKHGTTAEGLAKLRPCFIKDGTVTPGNASGINDSAAAVLLMSGEEVQKRNAKPMAKIVAYAQTGICPKTMGAGPISAVQSVLQKAGWKLEEVDLFELNEAFAAQALAVNKGLGVDPAKVNVGGGAIALGHPIGASGCRVLVTLLYALKRTGGKKGVASLCVGGGMGVAMAVEMV; via the exons ATGACGTCAGCAGGAGAAGTTTTCATCGTGTCGGCCGCCAGAACCCCGATCG GTAATTTCATGGGTACACTCGCGTCGCTTAGTGCCGCCGATCTTGGTGCGGTGGCCGTGAAAGAGGTGCTGCAGCGAGCCAGCGTCGATCCGGCCGATGTGAGCGAGGTCATTCTCGGCCAAGCCCTAACGGCCGGCCAGGGACAGAACCCGGCCCGCCAGGCTTCCATTAAAGCGGGCGTACCGAAGGAAGTCCCAGCGTACAACATCAACATGCTGTGCGGCTCCGGTCTGAAAACGGTTGCCCTCGGCTATCAGGCGATCCGGGCCGGTGATGctaccgtcgtcgtcgctggcGGACAAGAGTCCATGTCCAAGGCACCGCATGTGATGCATATGCGCAGTGGCACCAAAATGGGCGAGGCCAAGATGGTCGATTCGATGCTGAACGACGGCCTGACGGATGCGTTCTACGATCTGCACATGGGCATTACGGCGGAAAATCTAGCCAAAGAGTTCGACATTGGCCGAGAGGCGCAGGATGCATTCGCCGCCAAGAGCCAACAGCTGGCTGAAGAATCTCAACAGAAAGGATACTTTACCGAGGAGATCGTACCGGTGGAGGTGGCGGGCCGCAAGGAAACGATCAAGTTTGCGGTGGACGAGTACCCGAAGCATGGTACCACGGCGGAAGGGCTGGCCAAGCTGCGGCCGTGCTTCATTAAGGACGGTACCGTTACGCCCGGTAACGCGTCCGGTATTAACGATTCTGCCGCCGCCGTTCTGCTGATGTCCGGCGAGGAGGTTCAAAAGCGAAACGCCAAACCGATGGCAAAGATCGTTGCCTACGCGCAAACGGGAATATGTCCGAAAACGATGGGCGCTGGACCGATCTCGGCCGTACAGTCTGTG CTTCAAAAAGCCGGCTGGAAGCTGGAAGAGGTCGATCTGTTTGAGCTGAACGAGGCATTCGCAGCCCAGGCACTGGCCGTCAACAAGGGTCTTGGTGTGGACCCGGCCAAGGTTAACGTTGGCGGAGGTGCCATCGCTCTCGGACATCCCATTGGAGCTTCGG GCTGCCGAGTACTGGTTACGCTTCTCTATGCACTCAAGCGAACAGGCGGCAAGAAGGGTGTTGCATCCTTGTGCGTTGGCGGCGGTATGGGTGTCGCCATGGCGGTGGAAATGGTGTGA
- the LOC120908813 gene encoding 5'-nucleotidase domain-containing protein 1, translating into MKSLTVGILGRCGTGAGLFGGSRSSEVIAASLPFVRAITTTTTTTTTGGTATAAAGCQVSCQNIGASLQLCSRTAIPWHFGRTTGQRFYSRYSANRIMTGADTFSFADYDCVGFDLDNTLLRYRIGEMIELEYRTVARFLVEQRGYAGRHLLQPLDKDFLQRGLIIDFHRGNILKLDPDGVIQQATHGTKRMADEEIRAYYGDEKRWEVTNEYCRNMLVAWNGPLSEQIRTVLDYFDICATLLFGRVIDTLDEDAHERIGRYNVWPDILDGLVYMYSRDHFGANIGGYFEALKANPERYLQKASPELVRWLRELKKTKTTFLVTGSHIDFANFTASYAYGPDWPELFDVVVGFAKKPGFFTAGKPFVRLEGHDETEPLTAGQLERYGVYSQGNWRDLTVLLGKICHKSSPRYLYVGDNLIQDMYTPSKYTTADTVAIVEEMEAEGMRDCDAGHPDAPYIVSKFWGSFFTTRSGPGVEDASLWAGLIKQHAKICVPSMDEVAKYPIDHCYNSFTENVSCNGYYPAEPLKLVNN; encoded by the coding sequence atGAAGTCGTTAACCGTTGGAATTCTGGGCCGCTGCGGTACAGGTGCGGGCCTGTTCGGTGGCAGTCGCTCGTCGGAAGTAATCGCAGCAAGTTTACCATTTGTCCgcgccatcaccaccaccaccactaccaccactacagGCGGTACAGCAACGGCGGCAGCTGGTTGTCAAGTGAGCTGTCAAAACATTGGCGCCTCGTTGCAGTTGTGTTCGCGCACCGCGATACCGTGGCATTTCGGACGGACGACGGGACAACGGTTTTATTCGCGCTACTCAGCCAACCGCATCATGACCGGGGCGGACACGTTCAGCTTTGCCGACTACGACTGCGTCGGGTTCGATCTGGACAACACGCTGCTGCGCTACCGGATCGGTGAGATGATCGAGCTGGAGTACCGGACGGTGGCCCGGTTTCTGGTCGAGCAGCGCGGCTATGCCGGGCGACATTTGCTGCAGCCGCTCGACAAGGACTTCCTGCAGCGCGGGCTAATCATTGACTTTCACCGGGGAAACATCCTGAAGCTCGACCCGGACGGTGTCATTCAGCAGGCGACGCACGGCACCAAGCGCATGGCGGACGAGGAAATCCGCGCCTACTACGGCGACGAGAAGCGGTGGGAGGTGACGAACGAGTACTGTCGGAACATGCTCGTAGCGTGGAACGGCCCACTGTCGGAGCAGATACGCACGGTGCTGGATTACTTCGACATCTGCGCCACGCTGCTGTTCGGCCGCGTGATCGATACGCTGGACGAGGATGCGCACGAGCGCATCGGACGGTACAACGTGTGGCCCGATATTCTCGACGGGCTGGTGTACATGTACTCGAGGGACCACTTCGGTGCCAACATCGGGGGCTACTTCGAGgcgctgaaagccaacccgGAGCGGTACCTGCAGAAAGCGTCCCCCGAGCTGGTGCGCTGGTTGCGCGAgctgaagaaaacgaaaaccacCTTCCTGGTGACCGGATCGCATATCGATTTCGCCAACTTTACCGCGTCGTACGCGTACGGTCCCGACTGGCCCGAGCTGTTCGATGTGGTGGTTGGGTTCGCCAAGAAGCCGGGCTTCTTTACCGCGGGCAAGCCGTTCGTGCGGCTGGAAGGCCACGACGAGACGGAACCGCTGACGGCCGGCCAGCTGGAACGGTACGGCGTCTACTCGCAGGGCAACTGGCGCGATTTGACCGTGCTGCTGGGTAAGATCTGCCACAAGTCCAGCCCGCGCTATCTGTACGTGGGCGACAATCTCATACAGGACATGTACACGCCGTCCAAGTACACGACGGCCGACACGGTGGCGATCGTGGAGGAGATGGAAGCGGAAGGTATGCGCGATTGCGATGCGGGCCATCCGGACGCACCGTACATCGTGTCCAAGTTCTGGGGATCGTTCTTCACCACCCGGTCGGGACCGGGCGTggaggatgcgtcgctgtGGGCGGGCCTGATAAAGCAGCACGCCAAGATTTGCGTCCCGTCGATGGATGAGGTGGCCAAGTATCCGATCGATCATTGCTACAACAGCTTCACGGAGAACGTTAGCTGCAACGGTTACTATCCGGCCGAGCCGCTGAAGTTGGTCAACAATTAA
- the LOC120908817 gene encoding U7 snRNA-associated Sm-like protein LSm10: MNLRGKEKYNSVNHLTGLAQCLIDRNTIIDLRNETMVAGTIVDVDGYMNVTMENAVYVDQLGRQYPLDNFMVYSKYIRYIHIPKDVKILPSFENYLSSMAGPQRGEKKKLTFREKRTKMSNLKTMMENNMTSSK; encoded by the exons ATGAATCTGAGGGGCAAGGAAAAGTACAATTCTGTTAACCATTTAACTGGGCTAGCACAGTGTCTGATCGATAGGAATACAATCATTGATCTTCGCAATGAAACGATGGTGGCAGGAACGATCGTCGACGTCGATGG GTACATGAACGTAACGATGGAAAATGCGGTCTACGTCGATCAACTAGGGCGGCAGTATCCGTTGGACAATTTTATGGTCTACTCCAAGTACATCAGATACATACACATTCCAAAAGAC GTTAAAATACTTCCATCGTTTGAGAATTATTTGAGCTCAATGGCGGGTCCGCAGCGTGGCGAAAAGAAGAAGCTTACATTCAGAGAAAAGCGGACCAAAATGAGTAACCTCAAGACGATGATGGAAAACAACATGACGAGCAGCAAATAG
- the LOC120908811 gene encoding Golgi apparatus protein 1 isoform X1, producing the protein MHKTTSMGAYSAVTIVWAVLVATLAGQCRGAGVPLSSPVKLIDEPACAQLKTLCPKSASTAEDIKALECVQSLHPEQIDSLEPECQHMIWLHTTALMDDANLKRLIQKGCPKDFQQFPCSQSEEPGQYLACIIDHRSAAKGNGCINYIKRLEWVAFSDYRFIKRFLAHCTRDIEALGCGRVAAGNDREKMSQGETVACLQSSLDNLNEECKREVLHLSEVQSEDITLDRQLDVACVNDAFRFCQSLAPGSPQLLKCLMKHRNDPDMTKNCQQQLLRRDRLVVHDYKVSRGLTRACKEDIKTYRCRRGVSDDKDVRLAQILLCLEAVQKNSTKLMPECVAEINDHRKMLLNDYKLSPEILTGCENDIEKFCSNLDAGGKTIHCLMEHARLKKKKDRRVTDMCLRALETLVKITDVGEDWRVDPVLRKACKPVVDVACSDTDGGDARVMSCLMEKLGTNYMNVECESALLQIQYFVARDFKLDPQLYRNCKDDAIRFCKAKKTWADLDTAQMDPERGPLILPCLHRYAYPEKEEMRLKPECLQEVKRVMRQRAKSVDLIPEVEDECLDDLAYFCFDKTAKGEEMQCLQDNLEKLQEACKAAVSRYTEEEAAHVELNPIIMSVCGDAMEKHCANVLKTGRDEGDMMECLIGAKNLPDMREDVKCRAAIEHFQIISLKSFHFTYKFKEACRLHVSRFCSKCTTKYEVVACLSEVMRNDTIKEAKHSIPKECRQQVRAQLYQQRENIDFDPKLKAACKEDIARHCPQIPHGSGQVNTNNVLECLQTHHGDLTEACHHQIFSIKKSELTDSATDYTLLNTCKDMIRQYCHDTEPSKMLHCLKLHKDETLFDDRCHLVVVNRMIEQNLDYRFNPALQTACSKNIAEYCTPIIRNAKQNEELNGKVIDCLKIRFREGKLLPECEKQMTEVLHERALNYKLNPLLQSVCHDEIQVLCSAVSETDTNEDHGAVEECLKQAFIDKKLINRACKVEVAELIQEGKADIYADPLLQRACSVDLLKYCSHIQSGNGRLLKCLEGILQGESKALEDDCKNKLLTRLEMFQNAAAFVPPAESLHQLYNQVVASPSKHYFLLVLFSFIGIIFIFGLLCGRVTHRTMALKNK; encoded by the exons ATGCATAAAACAACCAGCATGGGTGCGTACAGTGCGGTAACAATTGTTTGGGCGGTGCTCGTCGCTACCCTTGCTGGGCAGTGCCGCGGAGCGGGAGTGCCCTTGTCCAGTCCGGTGAAGCTGATCGACGAGCCAGCGTGCGCACAGCTGAAAACGCTCTGCCCGAAGAGTGCCTCGACGGCGGAAGACATTAAAGCGCTGGAGTGCGTCCAGTCGCTGCATCCGGAGCAGATCGACAGTCTCGAGCCGGAATGCCAACATATGATCTGGCTGCATACGACGGCCCTAATGGACGATGCGAACCTGAAGCGCTTGATACAGAAAGGGTGCCCGAAGGACTTTCAGCAGTTCCCGTGCTCCCAGAGCGAAGAGCCGGGCCAGTACTTGGCCTGCATCATTGACCATCGAAGCGCGGCGAAAGGCAACGGTTGCATCAACTACATAAAGCGCCTGGAATGGGTGGCCTTCTCCGACTACCGGTTCATTAAGCGGTTCCTTGCGCACTGTACGCGCGACATTGAAGCGCTGGGCTGTGGCCGGGTGGCCGCTGGCAACGATCGGGAAAAGATGTCCCAGGGTGAAACGGTTGCCTGCCTGCAAAGCTCGCTGGACAACCTGAACGAGGAGTGCAAACGGGAAGTGCTCCATCTGTCCGAAGTTCAGTCGGAAGACATTACGCTCGATCGGCAGCTGGATGTGGCGTGCGTGAACGATGCCTTCCGCTTCTGCCAGTCACTCGCACCGGGATCGCCCCAGCTGCTCAAGTGTCTCATGAAGCACCGGAACGATCCGGACATGACGAAAAactgccagcagcagctgctgcgccGCGATCGGCTCGTGGTGCACGACTACAAAGTGTCACGCGGACTTACGCGCGCGTGTAAGGAAGACATCAAGACGTACCGGTGCAGGCGGGGCGTGTCCGACGATAAGGATGTGCGACTGGCGCAGATCCTGCTCTGCCTCGAGGCGGTACAGAAAAACAGCACCAAGCTGATGCCGGAATGCGTGGCCGAAATCAACGACCACCGGAAGATGCTGCTGAACGACTACAAACTATCGCCCGAGATATTGACCGGGTGTGAGAATGACATTGAAAAGTTTTGCAGCAACCTGGACGCGGGAGGAAAAACCATCCACTGTCTGATGGAGCACGCCcggttgaagaagaaaaaggacaGGCGTGTCACGGACATGTGTCTGCGGGCGCTGGAAACGCTGGTGAAGATTACGGACGTGGGGGAGGATTGGCGCGTTGATCCCGTGCTGCGAAAGGCTTGCAAGCCGGTGGTGGACGTTGCCTGTTCCGACACGGATGGAGGCGATGCCAGGGTAATGTCCTGCTTGATGGAAAAACTGGGCACCAACTACATGAACGTGGAGTGCGAATCGGCACTGCTGCAGATACAGTACTTTGTGGCACGGGACTTTAAGCTAGATCCGCAGCTTTATCG CAATTGCAAGGACGACGCGATCCGGTTTTGTAAAGCGAAAAAGACCTGGGCCGATCTTGACACGGCGCAGATGGATCCGGAACGTGGTCCGCTCATACTGCCCTGTCTGCACCGGTACGCTTACCCGGAGAAGGAAGAGATGCGCTTGAAGCCGGAATGCCTGCAAGAGGTGAAGCGCGTCATGCGTCAGCGGGCAAAGTCCGTCGATCTCATACCGGAGGTGGAGGACGAGTGTTTGGACGATTTGGCCTACTTTTGCTTCGACAAAACGGCCAAAGGAGAGGAGATGCAGTGCCTGCAGGACAATCTCGAGAAGCTGCAGGAGGCTTGCAAAGCGGCCGTTTCCCGGTACACCGAAGAGGAAGCCGCTCACGTCGAGCTGAACCCCATCATCATGTCCGTGTGTGGCGATGCGATGGAGAAGCATTGTGCGAACGTGCTGAAAACCGGGCGCGACGAGGGCGACATGATGGAGTGTCTGATCGGGGCGAAGAATCTGCCGGACATGCGCGAAGACGTCAAGTGCCGGGCGGCGATCGAACACTTTCAAATCATCTCGCTCAAAAGCTTCCACTTTACGTACAAGTTCAAGGAGGCGTGCCGGCTGCACGTGTCCCGCTTTTGCAGCAAATGCACCACCAAGTACGAGGTGGTGGCCTGCCTGAGCGAGGTGATGCGCAACGATACGATCAAGGAGGCGAAACATTCCATCCCGAAGGAGTGCCGGCAGCAGGTGCGCGCCCAGCTGTACCAGCAGCGCGAGAACATCGACTTCGATCCGAAGCTGAAGGCCGCCTGCAAGGAGGACATTGCACGCCACTGTCCACAGATACCGCACGGTTCGGGACAGGTGAATACGAACAAT GTGCTGGAATGCTTGCAAACCCACCACGGCGATCTGACGGAAGCGTGCCATCATCAGATATTTTCGATCAAAAAGTCGGAACTCACGGACAGTGCCACGGACTACACGCTGCTCAACACCTGCAAGGACATGATTCGCCAGTACTGCCACGATACGGAACCCTCCAAGATGCTCCACTGTCTGAAGCTGCACAAGGACGAAACACTGTTCGACGATCGCTGCcatctggtggtggtgaatcGGATGATCGAGCAGAATCTAGACTACCGGTTTAATCCGGCGTTGCAGACGGCGTGCTCGAAGAACATTGCCGAATACTGCACGCCCATCATACGCAACGCCAAGCAGAACGAGGAGCTGAACGGGAAGGTGATCGATTGTCTGAAGATTCGGTTCCGCGAGGGTAAACTGCTGCCGGAGTGTGAAAAGCAGATGACGGAGGTACTGCACGAACGGGCGCTGAACTATAAGCTAAACCCGCTGCTGCAGAGCGTATGCCACGATGAGATACAGGTGCTGTGCAGTGCCGTTTCCGAGACGGACACGAACGAAGACCATGGAGCAGTTGAGGAGTGTCTGAAGCAGGCGTTCATCGACAAGAAGTTGATTAACCGGGCGTGCAAGGTGGAGGTCGCTGAGCTGATTCAGGAGGGCAAGGCGGACATCTATGCCGATCCGTTGCTGCAGCGAGCTTGCTCGGTAGACTTGCTGAAATACTGCTCCCACATACAAAGCGGCAATGGACGCT TACTTAAATGTTTGGAAGGAATTCTGCAAGGAGAGAGCAAAGCGCTGGAGGATGATTGCAAGAACAAGCTGTTAACCCGCTTGGAAATGTTCCAGAATGCAGCTGCG TTTGTTCCACCGGCGGAAAGCCTCCATCAGCTGTACAACCAGGTGGTTGCGTCGCCCTCCAAGCA